From Acropora muricata isolate sample 2 chromosome 14, ASM3666990v1, whole genome shotgun sequence, one genomic window encodes:
- the LOC136899568 gene encoding peroxisomal membrane protein PEX13-like isoform X1, translating to MVGSSEEGEGDHVIARAEYDFDGEGEKQLSFRAGDILRLAPKGKQPRIRGWLLGTADGLNEGVVPANYVKILGLRRGKKESKGIKKGNAQESQTPQIEQSRRSQTNMDQEFDKIIEKTDSGQFVTISELTCRGFLK from the exons ATGGTTGGATCTTCGGAAGAAG GAGAAGGAGATCATGTTATTGCAAGAGCAGAATATGACTTTGATGGTGAAGGAGAGAAACAATTGTCATTCCGTGCTGGTGACATTCTTCGACTAGCGCCCAAAGGAAAACAGCCTCGCATCAGGGGATGGCTTTTGGGCACCGCTGACGGCCTAAATGAGGGTGTTGTTCCAGCTAATTACGTCAAG ATTTTGGGTCTTCGTCGTGGGAAGAAGGAATCAAAAGGCATCAAGAAAGGAAATGCCCAAGAATCACAGACACCACAGATAGAACAAAGTAGGAGATCTCAAACCAACATGGATCAGGAATTTGACAAGATCATTGAAAAGACAGATTCAGGACAGTTTGTTACCATCTCAGAACTTACTTGCAGAGGATTCCTCAAATGA
- the LOC136899568 gene encoding peroxisomal membrane protein PEX13-like isoform X2, giving the protein MCGEGDHVIARAEYDFDGEGEKQLSFRAGDILRLAPKGKQPRIRGWLLGTADGLNEGVVPANYVKILGLRRGKKESKGIKKGNAQESQTPQIEQSRRSQTNMDQEFDKIIEKTDSGQFVTISELTCRGFLK; this is encoded by the exons ATGTGCG GAGAAGGAGATCATGTTATTGCAAGAGCAGAATATGACTTTGATGGTGAAGGAGAGAAACAATTGTCATTCCGTGCTGGTGACATTCTTCGACTAGCGCCCAAAGGAAAACAGCCTCGCATCAGGGGATGGCTTTTGGGCACCGCTGACGGCCTAAATGAGGGTGTTGTTCCAGCTAATTACGTCAAG ATTTTGGGTCTTCGTCGTGGGAAGAAGGAATCAAAAGGCATCAAGAAAGGAAATGCCCAAGAATCACAGACACCACAGATAGAACAAAGTAGGAGATCTCAAACCAACATGGATCAGGAATTTGACAAGATCATTGAAAAGACAGATTCAGGACAGTTTGTTACCATCTCAGAACTTACTTGCAGAGGATTCCTCAAATGA